Proteins co-encoded in one Gossypium arboreum isolate Shixiya-1 chromosome 11, ASM2569848v2, whole genome shotgun sequence genomic window:
- the LOC108471854 gene encoding disease resistance protein RUN1, translating to MLSLLSTSSSISRKKYDVFLSFRGEDTRKNFTDHLYDALNRSGIVTFRDDPKLEAGEEIAPELFKAIQQSWCSVIVFSETYAFSGWCLEELAEIVKQKNDKRHKVFPIFYDVDPSDLRKKKGKVEEAFAKHEERYKKDKDKIQKWRNALTEVANISGWHLNNRHESEFIRDIVKKISAKLDQIYPIDHDHDELIGISLRLEELYSKINIGEDDVRIIGICGMGGIGKTTLAKVVCSQISSHFEGKCFLADIREVSNKHGLVSLQKQLLSQIVPDECLNFFNVHEGNAKISRRLSSKKVLVVLDDVDSVQHLKCLVGRRDWFNLGSRIIVTTRDEQLLRSYRIDDVYKPTTLNLNDAHRLFNLKAFDSDTVLKDDFIELSKHVVRYAGGLPLALEILGSFLYGRDLAQWRSAIERLKQDSNKEILDTLRISFDGLEEREKNIFLDIACFFNGEKKDLVMKVLDGCDFFPDIGIDVLIKKSLIKVSDDNQYLRMHALLQEMGRKIVEEKCVDELGKRCRLWKERDVHHVLVKNTATKVIEGMIIDNKRESNNMLNLSADTFSKMKKLRLLKVLCQSNCDDLKYLSNELRLLDWTGYPLRYLPSSFQPDNLVTLLLIYSHIEQLWKGNRPLYKLKMINLKGSRNLIKTPDFTTAPKLEVLIMEGCTRLVDVHPSTGVLKSLKLLNLRGCTSLKSFPIKIGMESLETLNLSGCSNLVRFPEIDGKMECLKTLDLSGCSRVENLPENLQQVEFLEELDLSGTAITEPPSFIFQLKNLKILSYYGCKGPSSKLRLNWASLLKVIQKERTNSVPRMLPLLSSLSSLRELKLRDCNLCEGDIPNDISGLSSLEFLDLSGNNFINIPASLTGLSKLDSLKLSNCNMCTLGEADIHGLSSLRYLFVGGNNFITIPLALTQLSRLKLLALSNCMTLNSLPELPTSIEDVWLDGCSSLEVVASPSKVCNLVDSAAIKAFNCFKLAENINALTLLRKHLKAFANSRKMFDIIMPGSEIPEWFSQQKSDFFIKIPLPISLQEDSEWIGVACCCIFVNNDAPRDVSFIDCGALMYGRNPRQIERRGWLVGKRFNMPIMKDHIFLRYWSRDKLYPFSLEDKYGGCETNNIRTTDCLNHKRDGLHVFFNGHSLKVKKCGVRIVYEKDLEEIKELQCHTTQSSPNFEHIHQHSAHNDGSVGSTSDIKQKRNISEEAEEEGLQPKLMQKFFNFIMGQSGKKH from the exons ATGTTGTCGTTACTTTCGACTTCCTCATCCATTTCTAGAAAGAAATACGATGTTTTCTTGAGTTTTAGAGGTGAAGATACCCGCAAGAACTTTACGGATCATCTCTACGATGCTCTAAATAGAAGTGGGATTGTCACTTTTAGAGACGATCCAAAGTTGGAGGCCGGTGAAGAGATCGCACCGGAACTCTTCAAAGCAATTCAGCAATCATGGTGCTCGGTAATCGTTTTTTCGGAGACCTATGCCTTTTCAGGTTGGTGCTTGGAGGAGCTTGCGGAGATTGTTAAACAGAAAAATGACAAGCGTCATAAAGTATTTCCAATTTTCTATGACGTGGATCCATCCGATTTAAGAAAAAAGAAGGGAAAAGTTGAAGAAGCCTTCGCCAAACACGAAGAAAGATACAAGAAAGATAAAGACAAGATCCAAAAGTGGCGAAATGCTTTGACTGAAGTGGCTAACATCTCGGGATGGCATTTAAATAATAG GCATGAATCAGAGTTTATCAGAGACATTGTTAAGAAGATATCAGCAAAATTAGATCAGATATATCCAATTGATCATGATCATGATGAGTTAATTGGAATTAGTTTACGTTTGGAGGAGTTGTATTCGAAAATAAACATTGGGGAAGATGATGTCCGCATCATAGGAATTTGCGGAATGGGTGGCATCGGTAAAACAACTCTTGCAAAGGTTGTTTGCTCTCAAATATCATCTCATTTTGAAGGTAAATGCTTTCTTGCTGATATTCGAGAAGTTTCAAACAAACATGGACTTGTTTCTTTACAGAAACAACTTCTTTCTCAAATCGTGCCAGATGAATGCCTCAACTTTTTCAATGTTCATGAAGGGAATGCCAAAATTAGCCGTAGATTGTCTAGCAAAAAAGTTCTTGTTGTTCTTGATGATGTTGATAGCGTACAACACTTGAAATGCTTGGTTGGAAGACGTGATTGGTTCAATTTAGGGAGTAGGATCATTGTAACAACAAGAGATGAACAATTGCTCCGATCTTATCGAATCGATGATGTGTATAAGCCTACAACATTGAATCTAAACGATGCACATAGGCTTTTCAATTTGAAAGCTTTTGATAGTGATACAGTACTAAAAGATGATTTTATTGAGCTCTCTAAACATGTTGTACGTTACGCTGGTGGTCTCCCCTTAGCTCTTGAAATCTTGGGTTCTTTTTTGTACGGTAGAGATTTAGCTCAATGGAGAAGTGCAATTGAAAGACTTAAACAAGATTCTAACAAAGAAATTCTTGACACACTAAGAATCAGCTTTGATGGACTGGAAGAAAGGGAAAAGAATATATTTCTAGATATAGCATGCTTTTTCAACGGGGAGAAGAAAGATTTGGTAATGAAAGTATTAGATGGTTGTGATTTTTTTCCGGATATTGGAATCGATGTTCTCATTAAGAAATCTCTCATAAAAGTTAGTGATGACAACCAATATTTGCGGATGCATGCCTTATTGcaagaaatgggaagaaaaattGTTGAAGAAAAATGTGTTGATGAACTTGGAAAACGTTGTAGATTGTGGAAGGAAAGGGATGTCCATCATGTTCTAGTAAAAAACACG GCAACCAAAGTGATTGAAGGCATGATCATCGACAATAAAAG GGAATCGAACAATATGCTCAATTTGAGTGCGGATACCTTCTCGAAGATGAAAAAATTGAGATTGCTCAAAGTGCTTTGCCAATCAAATTGTGACGATCTCAAATATCTCTCTAATGAACTACGACTTTTAGATTGGACAGGATATCCTTTAAGATACTTGCCTTCAAGCTTCCAACCAGACAACCTTGTCACACTTCTTTTAATATATAGTCACATTGAACAACTATGGAAAGGAAATAGA CCTTTGTATAAGTTGAAAATGATCAACCTCAAAGGGTCCCGAAACCTGATCAAGACACCAGACTTCACAACAGCACCAAAACTTGAAGTTTTGATAATGGAAGGTTGTACCAGATTAGTAGATGTCCATCCATCAACCGGAGTGCTTAAGAgccttaaacttttaaatttaagAGGCTGCACAAGTCTTAAGAGTTTTCCGATTAAAATTGGAATGGAATCTCTTGAAACATTAAATCTTTCGGGTTGCTCAAATCTTGTTAGGTTTCCGGAGATTGACGGGAAAATGGAATGTCTAAAAACACTTGATCTTTCTGGTTGTTCTAGAGTTGAAAATTTGCCAGAGAATTTGCAGCAAGTAGAGTTTTTGGAAGAGCTTGACTTGAGTGGAACAGCCATAACAGAGCCACCATCCTTCATTTTTCAATTGAAAAATCTTAAAATTCTGTCTTACTATGGGTGCAAAGGACCATCATCTAAGTTACGATTAAATTGGGCTTCTCTTTTAAAGGTAATCCAGAAAGAAAGGACAAATTCTGTGCCTCGGATGTTGCCTTTGTTGTCAAGTTTGAGTTCTTTAAGAGAATTGAAGCTAAGGGACTGCAATCTTTGTGAAGGAGATATTCCTAATGATATTTCTGGTTTATCCTCTttggaattccttgatcttagtGGTAACAATTTCATCAACATACCTGCATCTCTTACTGGACTCTCAAAGCTTGATTCTCTTAAATTGTCAAATTGCAACATGTGCACTCTTGGTGAAGCAGATATTCATGGTCTATCCTCTTTGAGATATCTTTTTGTTGGGGGTAACAATTTCATCACCATTCCTTTGGCTCTGACTCAACTTTCCAGGCTTAAATTGCTTGCATTATCAAATTGCATGACGCTTAACTCGTTGCCTGAGCTACCAACAAGTATAGAAGATGTGTGGCTAGATGGTTGTTCTTCACTTGAAGTAGTTGCAAGTCCATCAAAAGTATGCAATTTAGTGGATTCGGCTGCTATTAAAGCCTTTAACTGCTTCAAATTGGCTGAGAATATCAATGCATTAACACTGCTGAGAAAACATCTTAAG GCATTTGCAAATTCAAGAAAAATGTTTGATATTATCATGCCAGGAAGTGAAATCCCAGAATGGTTTAGCCAACAAAAAAGTGACTTCTTTATTAAGATTCCCTTACCTATCAGCCTTCAAGAAGATAGTGAATGGATTGGAGTTGCTTGCTGCTGCATTTTTGTCAATAATGATGCTCCAAGGGATGTGAGCTTTATCGACTGTGGAGCGTTAATGTATGGTAGAAATCCTCGACAGATTGAGAGGAGAGGCTGGTTGGTGGGTAAACGATTCAACATGCCAATAATGAAAGATCACATTTTTCTTCGTTATTGGTCGCGTGATAAATTATATCCATTTTCCTTGGAGGATAAATATGGTGGCTGTGAAACCAATAATATAAGGACAACAGATTGCTTAAATCATAAACGTGATGGGCTTCATGTGTTTTTCAATGGTCATAGCCTTAAGGTGAAGAAGTGTGGTGTTAGAATAGTGTATGAGAAAGATTTGGAAGAAATAAAAGAGTTACAGTGCCATACCACTCAATCTTCACCAAATTTTGAACACATCCACCAACACTCTGCTCACAACGATGGATCAGTAGGTAGCACTTCTGACATAAAACAAAAACGTAATATCTCTGAGGAAGCAGAGGAAGAAGGGCTGCAACCAAAACTGATgcaaaaatttttcaattttataatgGGCCAATCAGGGAAGAAGCATTAA